Part of the Prunus dulcis chromosome 8, ALMONDv2, whole genome shotgun sequence genome is shown below.
ATTTAAATGAAAATCccttttgttcatttgttttaataaCCATGTTATTGTAGTAACAGGATTATTTCAAGTGGATGTGTTGCACTTGACCCGCTGGTCTAGTTAATTGCAACTCAAAAATTTAGCATGCATTTGAATTGGGGTGCTGATTTCcttgttgggttttcttcAGTTATGTTCTTATGGTACTTTAGATAAGCTAAGCCTGTATATTGTCTCTATTTCTTCACTGTCAAACCTTAATTAGGTTTGATTGTATTCATGCAGAAAATGCAACCTAGgagacaaaagaaaatgattttggtgTTTTTGATACTGCTTCTTATTATATTGAATGCTGGAAATTTCTCGTATTTATCCAATACTGTAAACTTTGGATTATACTTCTAGGAAGTTTCCTATAGTTATTGTCAGTTGCATGATAGTTGTAAGatcatgtttatttattcTGGAAAGTATAGTCCTCGGTTATTTAGTGGAGATTCCGGTTACTGGGAAAAAGATGTATGATTATTAGCTATATTTGAGGTTTTCAACATGATGGTTTGCATCTCCAAGCATGAAGTCAGAAGTATGGAAAGGTTTGtcttctttatatatattgactGTCAGAAGGATGCTTCTGATCATTATCTTACTTGAGCTTGCTTGTCTTGCATTCTATTTGGCTGTTATGAAAACTTTAAAGTCTACAACCTTTTCCATTCTCTCAAATGATAATGAGACTGGATACAAATATCATAGCTCGTCCCTTGGCGGCGGTTCGTCTTCAAGGCACTCTTCGTCCCAGTAGTAGGGGAACTTTAATTTTGCTGCAGCGTGAGGCACGAACCAGTTCTCATATGTGAACCTGAAATGAAGGAAAGAACTTAGAAGCATCATTCaagcaaaatgaaaaagtaaaaaataaaacatagaAGTGTAATAAAATTGAACCATCCTTAGCAATCCAAAAACGAAGAACTAAATAACCTAGaatgagaaaatgaaagaatgtGTCTGCATATCATGGTCCTCTTTTTGGATAATGAACATGACGCAATTTCAAGAAGTATAGATAATAGTAAACATTGAAGATGAAAGAAGATAGATTGCGTACACTTTAACTGGGGGACGAGATATGACAACAAGCACTTGCAGATCCTCATGCTCATTTGTATTCCGGACCTGCAAAGCAATGAGGATTGTAAATAAGTACGACTGGGTAAAAGTTGTGAGCCCTACTACAAGAAGAAATGTGATAATAAAAGACAATGACCAACTTAACCTCTGCTTAACTGTAAATAAGTCTTGGACCTAAACCCAGGATTTGGTCTCAGACGTATTACAGGGTTAACTATACTATACATCCCTATAAGAATTATGAATAAGCAAAAAAGTTACATAAACTGAATCATCACGAACGCTGATGAAATTTTCTAGGGCATAAAACACACTAAGTGCAGAATACTTTGTTTTACCTGGTGAGCATCGTTAACGGGTATGTGAAATGTGCTATTTGCAAAGATAGAGAATTCTTGTGGTTTTCCAGGGGACTTCTCGTGTGAGGCTGGTGCAAGGTACAGAGTTCCACTCCCCTTTAGGACAACAAAAACTTCTTCACAAGAATGCCTGTGTATTGGTGTGCCTGATCCTGGAGAAAATGTTTGCAGCCAAACCTCAACCTGTGAACCCAATAATTGCATCAAACATGATGTCCCAAAATATTTCTGGAATCTATAACTTGTTATTGCAAAGTAAGATTTGTAATGTCCAAGGCACGGTGAAGGACGAAAAGCTCTACAAACAtagtcaaataaaaaagatagcCCATTTACTTCTCAAAGTATCAACACCATGAGTAATTATCAGACAACTTTCAGTGAAGTTTGTTTTAAGGTCAAGGTTATCATGCAAATGGTATTGTTTTTCAAGCCCCCAAGATCAAAAAAACAGTGAATTCTCTAATGAATGGTGCACTGCATACCTCTTTCAACCCATGCAAGAGTGAACCAGCAACAGTTGTGTGTGCCAAACCTCCCCTTCCATAGTTACTCTGTGGAAGGGCACTGATATTTCTTACTTCAGGTAACCCTGAATCCAACATATACAATAGCAAGAGAACAGTTAATT
Proteins encoded:
- the LOC117637031 gene encoding auxin-binding protein T85, giving the protein MAGPSLTIFFLSLLFFCAISEASKCSVKGLPEVRNISALPQSNYGRGGLAHTTVAGSLLHGLKEVEVWLQTFSPGSGTPIHRHSCEEVFVVLKGSGTLYLAPASHEKSPGKPQEFSIFANSTFHIPVNDAHQVRNTNEHEDLQVLVVISRPPVKVFTYENWFVPHAAAKLKFPYYWDEECLEDEPPPRDEL